From Miscanthus floridulus cultivar M001 chromosome 15, ASM1932011v1, whole genome shotgun sequence, the proteins below share one genomic window:
- the LOC136507583 gene encoding BTB/POZ and MATH domain-containing protein 1-like has product MAATSAAVLSAAARRISRSAAVASSGGGTHLLSAATRRMSSSRSASSSSSSIITREVTGHHNLTISGYAATRKAPVEWIASSQAFDAAGYRWRIKYYPNGNSWNESNECISIFVELADDIKGPRQEVKDPVQFKLSLLDRAGNPSPKYCRSNDASFFVDGQARFQDFIRWKELEESGCLKDDSFIVRCDITVIKKWAEDDDTVSVDSASSRVVVPPSDLHRHLYDMLWKKQGVDVAIDVAGETFEAHGWLLAARSPAFEAELLAAPKEKAPGGGAVAVRRRVEIGGMEPRVFKALLHFMYTDALPPSMMEEEEEKHGAVAMARDLLAAAHRYELERLKLLCEEMLCRCIDVDTVAGTMAVAEQHGCGALEAACAEFLARPGNLKAVMETEGYEKIKANPTMMELIMKQLV; this is encoded by the coding sequence ATGGCGGCCACCTCCGCCGCTGTTCtgtccgccgccgcccgccggatCTCACGCTCGGCTGCGGTGGCCAGCTCTGGCGGCGGCACTCATCTCCTGTCCGCCGCCACCCGCCGGATGTCGTCGTCGCGCtcggcgtcctcgtcctcgtcctccatcATCACGCGCGAGGTGACGGGGCACCACAACCTGACCATCAGCGGGTACGCGGCGACGAGGAAGGCCCCCGTGGAGTGGATCGCGTCGTCGCAGGCGTTCGACGCGGCGGGCTACCGCTGGCGCATCAAGTACTACCCCAACGGCAACAGCTGGAACGAGTCCAACGAGTGCATCTCCATCTTCGTGGAGCTCGCCGACGACATCAAGGGCCCGCGCCAGGAGGTCAAGGACCCCGTCCAGTTCAAGCTCAGCCTGCTGGACCGCGCGGGGAACCCGTCGCCCAAGTACTGCCGCTCCAACGACGCCAGCTTCTTCGTCGATGGGCAGGCGCGGTTCCAGGACTTCATCCGGTGGAAGGAACTCGAGGAGTCCGGGTGCCTCAAGGACGACAGCTTCATCGTCCGCTGCGACATCACCGTCATCAAGAAGTGGGCCGAGGACGACGACACCGTCAGCGTCGACAGCGCGTCGTCCCGCGTCGTCGTGCCGCCGTCCGACCTGCACAGGCACCTCTACGACATGCTGTGGAAGAAGCAGGGCGTGGACGTCGCGATCGACGTCGCCGGGGAGACGTTCGAGGCGCACGGGTGGCTGCTGGCGGCGCGGTCCCCGGCCTTCGAGGCGGAGCTGCTCGCCGCGCCCAAGGAGAAGGCGCCCGGCGGCGGGGCCGTCGCTGTCCGTCGCCGCGTGGAGATCGGTGGCATGGAGCCCAGGGTGTTCAAGGCGCTGCTCCACTTCATGTACACCGACGCGCTGCCGCCGTCcatgatggaggaggaggaggagaagcatgGCGCCGTGGCGATGGCCCGGGATCTGCTCGCGGCGGCGCACCGGTACGAGCTCGAGAGGCTCAAGCTCCTGTGCGAGGAGATGCTGTGCCGGTGCATCGACGTGGACACGGTGGCTGGGACCATGGCGGTGGCGGAGCAGCATGGCTGCGGCGCTCTCGAGGCAGCGTGCGCCGAATTCCTCGCGCGTCCGGGGAACCTGAAAGCCGTCATGGAGACGGAAGGGTACGAAAAGATAAAAGCCAACCCCACCATGATGGAGCTTATCATGAAGCAATTGGTCTAG